A section of the Methanoregula formicica SMSP genome encodes:
- a CDS encoding daunorubicin resistance protein DrrA family ABC transporter ATP-binding protein → MDAIVLDNLTRSFGSLTAVDAVSLTVQEGELFGLLGPNGAGKTTIINILTTLDKPSHGTATISGHSIHTDPDKIRRMIGIVFQDPSLDIELTGRENLDFHAMMYDMPSAEREQRIREVLALVDLQDRADQVVREYSGGMRRRLEIARGLMHRPRILFLDEPTLGLDAQTRRKIWHYIRELNHSLGITLILTTHYLEEADFLCDRIAIIDHGKIIALDTPENLKIKAGEDFVCIESDTKNIETIKTLLREYGETTSINSCDHAVTISMTHAEKKIPSILGHIFSKGISVSSVTVTKPSLEEAFLAYTGSAIRDQKGSSRDQVRAYIRRNTR, encoded by the coding sequence ATGGACGCAATCGTTCTTGATAACCTGACACGCTCGTTTGGATCGCTGACCGCGGTCGATGCGGTATCCCTTACTGTGCAGGAAGGGGAACTGTTCGGCCTGCTGGGGCCCAATGGCGCGGGAAAAACGACAATTATCAACATCCTCACAACGCTGGACAAGCCCAGTCACGGAACTGCTACCATATCGGGACATAGTATTCATACCGATCCGGATAAAATCCGGAGAATGATCGGTATCGTTTTCCAGGATCCTTCCCTCGACATCGAACTGACCGGGCGGGAGAATCTCGATTTTCACGCCATGATGTACGATATGCCATCTGCCGAGAGAGAGCAGCGGATCAGGGAAGTCCTTGCACTGGTTGATCTGCAGGACAGGGCTGATCAGGTGGTCCGGGAGTACTCCGGGGGTATGCGGAGACGGCTGGAGATTGCACGGGGACTCATGCACCGTCCCCGTATCCTCTTCCTTGATGAACCGACCCTTGGTCTCGATGCGCAGACCCGGAGAAAAATATGGCATTACATCCGTGAATTAAACCACAGTCTCGGTATCACCCTGATACTTACGACACATTATCTGGAAGAGGCTGATTTCCTTTGCGACCGGATCGCCATCATCGATCATGGAAAGATCATTGCCCTCGACACTCCGGAGAACCTGAAGATAAAAGCCGGTGAAGATTTCGTGTGTATTGAATCGGACACAAAAAACATCGAGACAATCAAAACTCTCCTCAGGGAATACGGAGAGACAACAAGCATAAATTCGTGTGACCACGCGGTCACGATATCCATGACTCACGCGGAAAAAAAGATCCCGTCGATTCTGGGACACATTTTCTCAAAGGGGATCTCCGTATCTTCAGTGACCGTCACGAAACCCAGTCTTGAGGAGGCATTTCTTGCCTATACCGGCTCTGCTATCCGGGACCAGAAAGGCTCTTCCCGAGACCAAGTTCGTGCCTATATTCGGAGGAATACACGATAA
- the cobN gene encoding cobaltochelatase subunit CobN, with the protein MKVTSIMMGAYGPTLKRVAEKEGIDLSFFSSTVLGQSQEKLDNALEEMKKSDIILIHHSSELVWDQIDKELKSIGQKVPVVSIGDPSYWALSTVKPEIVSGCQIYFTYGGDDNLKNLLNYLGKELLNADVPVDPPAKLPWDGIYHPDAEKIFSNTEDYLKWYEPKKRDAPWVSVIFLRFWWIAGNLAIEDALIRQLESEGMNVIPMFTYWARDEGVGARGIAEDINHYLMKNGVSRVDAIIKLVPYLLGATKTGEFESTTAIISGIDLLKTLNIPIFQPVVSGYLTVEQWKESKGLTHDTGHAVAMPEFDGVIEPIYIGSSGSISDGNNTKEFVADRIRKVSLRVRKWIALAKKPVHERKVAFILNNSPCGNSDANIGGGAHFDSLESVARILQSMKAAGYNVSAPESGKELIQTIIDKRAKSEFRWTTIEDIVSHGGALMQMEMSTYLPYFRSLPPAVQQKMTETWNEPPGLGMVYDNKILIVGVSYGNATVHVQPKRGCYGARCDGEVCKILHDPDCPPTHQYLATYYWIEHIQKADIVIHVGTHGTLEFLPGKGLGLSEECYPDIAAGTVPYIYIYNSDNPPEGTIAKRRAYAVLCDHMQTVMTQGGLYEGLEELDNLLSQYETAKIDPARAHALQHLIIDAVTAINLDKDMHLTHDLPLSEVVSRAHEALSKIRNTQIQSGMHIFGELPIGDKRLDFINSIIRFDTGDPSARRTIAEVMGFDLTELLTNQNKYSDEHQASYGALLERLESTSKKFIDSALSDTPASSQEIFGRPISPAQAKALDQIRARILDINKRVDESREIESLLNGLAGGYLSAGPSGQISRGHEEVLPTGRNFYSLDPYKVPTKPAWRVGKRLAESILAKYEKEEGKLPENIGFYWMCTDVMSSDGEMYAQLMALLGVEPVWQSNGQVRAFSIIPLEKLGRPRIDVTIRSSGILRDNFSNCYELLDEAIQAVAALDEPTEQNFVRKHALEKMQEKEGTSWRDATLRIFSSPPGTYSSGVNLAVLASAWKTEADLADIFVVWNGYAYGKDIQGTAAHEHLASSLSTVAVTFNSVISDEYDLLGCCCYFGTQGGMTAAARHYSGKDVKPYYGDTREPENVEVRDLSDEIRRVVRTKLLNPKWIEGMKEHGYKGAADIMRRITHVYGWEASTQEVDDWIFDDIANTFVNDDEMREFFEENNPYALEEIARRLLEAEQRGLWDADEQTLQDLRNNYLEIESWMEDQVTEGDHQGGNVDIFTHEDVGSWGESMRDVLAKVKANRPH; encoded by the coding sequence ATGAAAGTCACATCGATCATGATGGGAGCGTACGGGCCCACACTGAAGCGGGTTGCGGAAAAGGAGGGAATCGATCTCTCGTTCTTTTCCTCAACGGTACTGGGACAGTCCCAGGAAAAACTGGACAATGCACTGGAGGAGATGAAAAAATCGGATATTATTCTGATTCACCACAGTTCCGAACTGGTCTGGGACCAGATCGATAAGGAACTCAAGTCCATTGGTCAGAAAGTACCCGTTGTCAGCATCGGTGACCCCTCCTATTGGGCGCTGTCGACAGTCAAACCGGAGATCGTATCGGGGTGCCAGATTTACTTTACCTACGGAGGCGATGACAATCTCAAAAACCTCCTGAATTATCTGGGAAAGGAATTGCTCAACGCAGATGTTCCGGTGGATCCCCCGGCAAAACTCCCGTGGGATGGTATCTATCATCCGGATGCCGAAAAAATATTCTCCAACACCGAGGATTACCTGAAATGGTATGAACCCAAAAAACGGGATGCCCCGTGGGTCAGTGTCATCTTCCTGCGCTTCTGGTGGATTGCGGGGAACTTGGCAATCGAGGACGCGCTGATCCGCCAGCTGGAATCGGAGGGCATGAATGTTATTCCCATGTTCACGTACTGGGCACGGGACGAAGGCGTGGGAGCCCGGGGAATTGCCGAGGACATCAATCACTACCTCATGAAGAACGGGGTCTCTCGTGTCGATGCGATTATCAAGCTGGTACCCTATCTCCTGGGAGCCACGAAGACCGGGGAGTTTGAAAGCACAACGGCGATTATTTCCGGTATCGATCTTTTAAAAACCCTCAATATCCCAATTTTCCAGCCGGTCGTCTCCGGGTACCTGACGGTCGAGCAATGGAAGGAATCGAAGGGCCTGACTCACGACACCGGTCATGCGGTGGCAATGCCCGAATTCGATGGTGTTATCGAACCGATCTATATCGGGTCCAGCGGCAGTATCTCCGATGGAAACAACACCAAGGAATTCGTTGCGGACCGGATCAGGAAAGTGTCGCTTCGCGTCAGGAAATGGATCGCCCTTGCGAAAAAGCCGGTACATGAGAGAAAGGTGGCATTTATCCTGAACAACAGCCCCTGCGGAAACTCCGACGCGAACATCGGAGGCGGGGCCCATTTCGACTCCCTCGAGAGCGTGGCCCGGATCCTCCAGAGCATGAAAGCGGCGGGGTACAACGTCTCGGCCCCGGAATCCGGCAAGGAATTGATCCAGACAATTATTGACAAGCGGGCGAAGTCCGAGTTCCGCTGGACCACGATCGAGGATATCGTCTCTCATGGGGGCGCTCTGATGCAGATGGAGATGTCAACCTATCTCCCTTATTTCAGATCACTCCCGCCCGCCGTCCAGCAGAAAATGACTGAGACCTGGAACGAGCCGCCAGGCCTCGGCATGGTATATGACAACAAGATCCTGATCGTCGGGGTCTCATACGGCAACGCAACGGTTCACGTCCAGCCAAAACGCGGGTGTTACGGTGCACGGTGCGATGGAGAGGTCTGTAAAATCCTGCATGATCCGGATTGTCCCCCAACGCACCAGTACCTTGCCACCTATTACTGGATCGAACACATTCAGAAAGCTGATATTGTCATCCATGTCGGCACGCATGGCACGCTGGAGTTCCTGCCCGGCAAGGGGCTTGGCTTATCCGAAGAGTGCTACCCGGACATCGCAGCCGGCACAGTCCCGTACATCTATATTTACAATTCCGACAATCCCCCCGAAGGTACAATTGCCAAACGCCGGGCATATGCGGTTCTTTGCGATCATATGCAGACGGTTATGACTCAGGGGGGCCTGTACGAGGGCCTCGAGGAACTCGATAACCTTCTCAGCCAGTATGAAACGGCCAAGATCGATCCAGCCCGTGCCCATGCACTCCAGCACCTGATTATCGATGCGGTGACTGCAATTAACCTCGACAAGGACATGCATCTCACCCACGATCTCCCCCTCTCCGAAGTTGTGAGCCGTGCGCACGAGGCCTTATCGAAAATCCGGAATACCCAGATCCAGTCCGGGATGCATATCTTCGGCGAACTTCCCATAGGAGATAAACGTCTGGATTTCATCAATTCCATCATCCGGTTCGATACCGGCGATCCCTCTGCCCGCCGCACAATTGCCGAAGTGATGGGCTTTGACCTTACCGAGCTGTTGACAAACCAGAACAAGTATTCGGACGAGCACCAGGCATCGTACGGGGCACTGCTCGAACGGCTCGAAAGTACCTCAAAAAAATTCATCGACTCAGCTCTCTCGGATACTCCGGCATCATCGCAGGAAATATTCGGCAGACCGATTAGTCCCGCTCAAGCTAAAGCACTCGACCAGATCCGCGCAAGGATCCTCGATATCAACAAGAGAGTCGATGAATCCAGGGAGATTGAGTCACTGCTCAACGGACTTGCGGGCGGATATCTCTCTGCCGGACCTTCCGGCCAGATCTCCCGCGGACATGAGGAGGTTCTGCCTACCGGTCGGAATTTCTATTCGCTGGATCCGTACAAAGTGCCGACAAAACCTGCATGGAGAGTAGGAAAACGGCTTGCAGAATCCATCCTGGCAAAATACGAGAAAGAAGAGGGCAAGCTCCCGGAGAATATCGGGTTTTACTGGATGTGCACGGATGTAATGTCATCCGATGGGGAGATGTACGCGCAGTTGATGGCGCTGCTGGGGGTCGAACCGGTATGGCAGTCCAATGGGCAGGTACGGGCTTTTTCCATTATCCCTCTGGAAAAACTCGGCCGTCCCCGGATTGATGTCACTATCAGATCGTCAGGTATCCTGCGGGACAATTTCTCGAACTGTTATGAATTACTTGATGAAGCAATTCAGGCTGTGGCTGCGTTGGACGAACCTACGGAACAGAACTTCGTCCGGAAACATGCCCTTGAGAAAATGCAGGAGAAGGAGGGAACGTCCTGGAGAGATGCCACCCTCCGTATTTTTTCATCCCCGCCAGGCACGTACTCCAGCGGTGTGAACCTTGCAGTTCTCGCAAGTGCATGGAAGACCGAGGCAGATCTTGCCGATATCTTCGTGGTCTGGAACGGGTATGCGTACGGAAAAGATATCCAGGGAACGGCAGCCCACGAACACCTGGCGTCCAGCCTGTCAACCGTTGCAGTGACGTTCAACAGTGTCATCTCCGACGAATACGATCTCCTCGGGTGCTGTTGCTATTTCGGCACGCAGGGGGGGATGACGGCAGCAGCCCGTCATTATTCCGGAAAGGACGTGAAACCGTATTACGGAGACACGCGGGAACCGGAGAACGTAGAAGTACGCGACCTCTCTGACGAGATCCGCCGGGTGGTCAGGACAAAACTCCTCAATCCGAAATGGATCGAAGGCATGAAAGAACACGGGTATAAAGGTGCTGCCGATATCATGCGAAGGATCACGCATGTCTATGGCTGGGAGGCCTCGACCCAGGAAGTCGATGACTGGATCTTTGACGATATTGCCAATACTTTTGTGAACGATGACGAGATGCGGGAATTCTTCGAGGAAAACAACCCCTATGCACTCGAAGAGATAGCACGCAGGTTACTGGAAGCCGAACAGCGGGGATTATGGGATGCTGATGAGCAGACCCTGCAGGATCTCAGAAATAATTACCTGGAGATCGAGTCCTGGATGGAGGACCAAGTGACCGAAGGCGACCACCAGGGGGGGAATGTCGATATCTTCACCCATGAGGATGTGGGATCCTGGGGTGAGTCCATGCGGGACGTCCTCGCAAAAGTGAAAGCCAATCGCCCCCACTAA